The Solanum dulcamara chromosome 6, daSolDulc1.2, whole genome shotgun sequence genome contains the following window.
AGGTAGTTATAGGACTTAGGAATAGTCTAGAAATGACATAATATAGGTATTAAAGGGATAGGAAAAAACCAAAATACCCTTTGTTAAAAACTGTCTGAAGAGACTCTATGGACCCACCTACGATCTGTAGGTCCTACTACGGACCGTCATGTTGTCCATAGGTCAAGATACTGTGGGTCAGAAATTCAACCAAGTTCCACGGGCCACTCTACGGTCCTTAGACCTCTCTACGGTTCGTAGGCCCTTCTCATCCTACCaatctttgtttctcaactatCGAAAGTTTTTCTACAAACAAATCTACGGTCTATAGAACTTTATACGAACCATACAACCGTCCATATACACCTATTTGAGACTTGTCCTTTTTTCCTAACTCCAGGACCTTTCTGCGGTTGCCATCTATGGAATGTAGGATCTTGTACGGTCCATAGATCACACTCGTAAAGATCTGTGGAACCAACAACCATTCTGCATATTTCTTTTCaactcaaattttcaactttcgaggtgttacaatatcttccccttgagAATCGTGCTCGAAGGGACTCAAGATAGCATGAATAAAGTAGGAAAAGAGATTTAACAACACAATATGAATGCAAATCACATCataatgcataaaaccaagATATAATCAACCCTAAGCTAAAACATGAACTTTAAAATTGATTTCATGAAAATGCATGCAAATGAAAAAATGGGAATAGCTGAAACGCATGAATTCGAAATAGTAAACATGAGGAGCTAATACCTCAAGGTGAAATTGAAGTGGAGGAAAAGAGATAAGAATACttggacatcatatcggcttccgCCTCTCAAGTAGCACCCTCAAATAACTtattcctccaaagaactttcACGAAAGCAACCTCTAGACTTGGCAATCCAGAATCTTAACTGGAAACTCTTCATAAAAGAGACtttctttcacaccaacactttCCAATTGTACAATCGAAGTAGGATCACCAATGTAGTTCTTCAACAAGGAAACATGGAACACCGAATGCATCGATGCCAATTGTGAAGGCAAATTCAACACATAGGACACCTTATCGAAATGCCTCAGAATCTGATATGGTCCTACATAGTGGGGACTGAGCTTTCCTTTCTAATAAGAACACATCACACCTTTTACATgtgagattttcaaataaactcaatcatcaacttTGAATTCAAACTCTCTTATCCTCACATCAGCATAGGATTTCTGCCTACTCTAGGTAGTTCTCATTCTCTCTCTAATAAGTCAAATATTTTCCATGGCCTCATGAAATTATTCAGaccctatcaaagcaactttaccaacttcaaaccaaccaataggagacctacacctcctaccatagagAGCCTCAAACTGAGCCATCTGAATCTTGagtgattattattattattgacaaactcaatcaaagacaaatgatcatcctaatacccttgaagtcaatcacataagatctcaacatatcctctaaggtATGATTAGTCCGCTCGACTTGATCATCGGTCTGAAGGTGAAAAGTTTTACttagcttaacttgagtaccaaaacccttctaaagcgatctccaaaactgagaagCAAACTGAGTACCCCTatctaaaatgatagacaatAGAATACCATGCAACTTAACCATCTCCCAAATAAAAAGTCTACCATAATTCTCAgctgaataagaagtcttaacagaAAGAAAATGCATCGACTTAGTTATTCGATCTAAAACaatccaaattgaatcatgctgATGACGTATATAAGGTAAatccataatgaagtccatgttcaGATCTTCCCATTTAAAAGTAGGAATGCTACTATCTTGAGCCAAAACTCCCAaatttttatgctcaactttcacttgttggcaattcggacacttagctacaaattccacaatatccttcttcatctcattccaccaatagacttctagCTAATCCCAATACATCTTAGTAGATCCTGGGTGGATAGAATATCGGGAACTGTGAGCTTCTGATAATATTTGTTACCTCAAACTATCAACATCTAGAACACACAATCGACCTTCGTAACggagcacaccatctccctcttgggataaAGCCTCAATAGCTTTTTCTAAAACCTCCTTCTTCAATTTAACAAAATTCAGATAAATATCATGTTTTGTCTTCACATCCAACACAAAAGACAATTTTGAGCCATTTTGCACAAATACCACCATCCTTGGAATCACCCAAACGAGCTAGTCTGTGCATATCACGAACCAACTCCTTTTTATCATCCTCAATGtaagaatcataattcatggataatctactaagagcatcgtcaaccatatttgcctttcCAAGAAGGTAAAGAACACTCATGTTGATCTTCCTTTtgttagaaaatgagattttctaGATAGTTTTTTAGTCTAATAGTGTCctctattaaatattatgtttggtttGTGAAGGAAAGGTAATCCTTGTTTTATGAAATTTGTTTTGTAAGTTCTTGACTAGGTATTCTActtacttttttttcaaaagtctTATATAACTATGTGTCTAAGCCTTATGTAATATGCTATTTTGAATGAAAAGAAGTTCTGTAAAAAAACTTATTTCTCTTATAAGTTTAATAGTCTAACAGTGGTATTAGAGCCAGAAGGTCTCTGTGAAAGCAAGAAACTAAGGTTTTCTCCAGTTCTTCTAGGGTGATAGCTGAGCAGCAATAACATGGCATCCAACAACTTCTTGGGTGCAGGCCCTCCTATGTTTACAGGAGAAAATTATCACATATGGGTGATAAAGATGAAGGTTTATCTCAAAGCTCTTAGTCTATGGGAAACAATAGAAAGTGAAGATGATTCTCCTCCACTTGGACCAAATCCAACAGTTGCACAAATGAAGATTTATGAAGATTCAAAGTCAAGTATACCAAAGGCTCTCACATGTCTTCATTCAGCACTTTCAGATGTGATTTTCACAAGAATAATGACTTGTGAAACACCTAAAGAAGCATGGGAGAAGCTAAAAGAGGAGTTCGATGGAAATGATAGAGTGAAGGCTGTCAAACTCTTAACTCtcaaaagagaatttgagatgTTAAAGGGTGAAAGAAGGAGATAATGTGAAAGAGTATTTTGCCAAACTTATGGAAATTGTAAACAAAATAAGGTTGTTTGGTGAAACCTTTCCATATTCAAAAGTGGTGGAGAAGATGATGATAAGCTTACCAGCAAGGTTTGAGTCCAAGATTTCAGCAATAGAGGAATCTTGTGATTTGAAGACTTTATCGGTTGCAGAACTGATCAGCAAGTTGCAAGCCCAAGAACAAAGATCAAGTATAAGAGATGGAGAAATAGCAGAAGTGGCATTTCAGGCACAACATAAAGGCAAGCAGCCTATGAAGGACAATAGAAGGATGGAAGGAGATAAAGTAGCAAAGGGAAAACCATGGAAGGAATCTTCAAAGAAAGGGAAGTTTCCACCTTGCAACCATTGTAAAAGAACCAATCATCAAGAAAAAGACTGATGGTTCAAAGGAAAGCCATCCATTCAATGTAGATTTTGTAAAAAGATGGGTCATATTGAGAAAAATTGCAGGGCCAAGAAGAATCAGCCACAACAACATCATGCGCAGCAGGCAAATTTTGTTGAAGAGTcggaaaaggaagaagaaagcttGTTTATGGCTTCTCACGAAGAAAACACAAGCAACAAATCTTCATGGTTCATAGACAGTGGATGTACGAGTCATATGTCGCACAATGAGCTCTTGTTTCACACACTTGACAAGTCGTTCAAAGCTAAAGTTAGGATGGGAAATGGTGAAACAGTCGATGCACATGGAAAGGGTTCAGTTGCCTTTCAAACTATACAAGGTATAAAGTTTATACATAATGTGTTGTATGTTCCTTGTTTAGCATGTAACTTGTTAAGTGTGGCTCAAATGATGTCGAAAGGTTGTTCCTTAATTTTTAAGGGCAAACATTGTTTGGTTTTTGACTCAAAAGATAATTTGATTGTTAAGTAGAAATGGTGGATAAATCTTTTCCTGTAGATGGGAAGTTTGATAATGCAAATTTTGCAAGTATAGATGAGTCATGGTTGTGGCACAAAAGATATGGGCATTTTAACTATGCTACTTTAAAGTCTATGTATGAGAAAGGCTTGACTAAAGAGTTACTTGAGATCTCACTATCTAAAGAAGTTTGTGAGGCATGTCAGATGGGTAAGGTACACAAAAAATCATTTCCTAAAAGTGCTACCTGGAGGGCAACTGAAAAACTTGAATTAGTTCACACTGATGTGTGTGGACCTATGCAAACATCATCTTTaggacaaaataaatattttgttctcTTTATTGATGACTTAACAAGGATGACTTGGGTGTATTTTTTGAGTAACAAGTCCCaagtattttcattttttaagaaatttaaagctTTTGTTGAAAGACAAAGTGGTTGTAAGCTGAAGTCTTTCAGATCAGACAATGGTGGTGAATACACTTCAAATGAGTTCAATAAGTATTGTGAAGATATGGGGATTTATCACAAGTTGACAGTAAGTTATTCACTCAAACAAAATGGAGTCTCGGAGAGGAAGAACAGGACTGTTGTTGAAATGGCTAGATGTTTGTTTCTTGAAAAGAAACTACAactgttacacctcacccttttaaactcagaatgtctcataagtttcttggacattatcatatgaaccgaatatgctacgacactatcaaatgactccaacgaagggagaatgtgataccccgtggtagagaaggttggaaggggaatcataagaatccggaaggaataggaggccaagtaacgagtcgtaggactcgacttatctacgtaagctactaatttagaaatcttacatacgtgagttacttgattacataccaagcttacgtagaaagggtttcataggctcttaaagtgaaacgagattacgaacctacgagagggagcaaaacctagtttccgaacttacgaaagtgaagcaagcaggtgacaagcaggcaggtgactcacctacttgggatggaccccacgctgccacgtggcagttttgtgttggaagcttggacgaggtgtcaccctaggaggttgccacgtgtcaccctagggggctgccacgtgtcacctcctaaggaggtgtatatatacatgttggctgactctttaactcattttccatccaaaaacatcagccaaatgagaggaaaaacgtgaagaaccaaaaggaacaaggcagcaacatttttgaagaattaaaggtgagttttccaattttcttccgtgaattaattatatacggtgtaccttaagtatgtggatacgtatatatgtatttgaagaccttcatggaagtaaaactccagcttttcaattggaatttggaagagaaaataagagaaaacgctaattaaccaacccgtttttggaagggacagtggttagtaatattggtataacttcttgtgtacagatccgtttcgagtgatttaatatgttttggaaaggtatttcgtttatctataactttcattcagactccaaaatccagttttacatgTATCAGCTCCAAAAATGGTGATAaagcgtagaggaggtactgctcagatttgatgttggaaattctacacggacagctgtaagtattttgatcatatctttttgtacaaaattgatgtagggatgattcgaaattggatgcgaccctaagacacgtgtctataactttcatgaaggacgtaaatcctt
Protein-coding sequences here:
- the LOC129892876 gene encoding uncharacterized protein LOC129892876: MASNNFLGAGPPMFTGENYHIWVIKMKVYLKALSLWETIESEDDSPPLGPNPTVAQMKIYEDSKSSIPKALTCLHSALSDVIFTRIMTCETPKEAWEKLKEEFDGNDRVKAVKLLTLKREFEMLKVVEKMMISLPARFESKISAIEESCDLKTLSVAELISKLQAQEQRSSIRDGEIAEVAFQAQHKGKQPMKDNRRMEGDKVAKGKPWKESSKKGKFPPCNHCKRTNHQEKD